From the Laribacter hongkongensis DSM 14985 genome, one window contains:
- a CDS encoding enoyl-CoA hydratase/isomerase family protein, translating into MPQLRCERTGDVFVITLDNPAAANALDDTTLDEFNAHLDAIEATEGNVALLITAEDDKFFSNGINLAAMQDKGGITYLVSDFVPRLDRLLVRLAWFGCPTVCAINGHAFGGGALIASVCDFRTMRADRGFFCFPEVDIKLPFTPVMTDCVGNLPNEAARRRMALTGQRVGGSDMLALGLVEAVCPADELAAASLALAAQLAQKHRPTYTAIKRSLLAPRWQKWLA; encoded by the coding sequence ATGCCGCAACTTCGCTGCGAGCGTACTGGCGACGTGTTCGTGATCACCCTCGACAATCCGGCGGCAGCCAATGCGCTGGACGACACCACGCTGGACGAGTTCAACGCCCATCTGGACGCCATCGAGGCCACCGAGGGCAACGTGGCGTTGCTCATCACCGCCGAGGACGACAAGTTCTTCAGCAACGGCATCAACCTTGCCGCCATGCAGGACAAGGGCGGCATCACCTATCTGGTCAGCGATTTCGTCCCGCGGCTCGACCGTCTGCTGGTGCGGCTGGCGTGGTTCGGCTGCCCGACCGTCTGCGCCATCAACGGCCACGCCTTCGGCGGCGGCGCCCTGATCGCTTCGGTCTGCGACTTCCGCACCATGCGTGCCGACCGCGGCTTCTTCTGCTTCCCCGAAGTCGACATCAAGCTGCCGTTCACGCCGGTGATGACCGATTGCGTGGGTAACCTGCCCAACGAGGCGGCCCGCCGCCGCATGGCACTGACCGGCCAGCGGGTGGGCGGCAGCGACATGCTGGCCCTCGGGCTGGTCGAGGCCGTGTGTCCGGCAGACGAACTGGCAGCCGCCTCGCTGGCGCTGGCCGCCCAGCTGGCGCAGAAACACCGGCCGACCTACACCGCCATCAAGCGCAGCCTGCTGGCGCCGCGCTGGCAGAAGTGGCTGGCCTGA
- a CDS encoding UvrD-helicase domain-containing protein — translation MNSDFLAGLNPAQLAAVTTRSHALVLAGAGSGKTRVLTSRIAWLLREGLASPASVLAVTFTNKAAREMQTRVGAMLPVNPRMMWIGTFHGLAHRLLRLHHRDAGLPATFTILDSQDQLAAIKRLLKALNLSDDTYPPRQLMQFINRHKEQGLRPDRVQAASAFDGRLIDIWREYERQCRREGVVDFAELLLASFELLTGNEALRAHYQSRFNQILVDEFQDTNRLQYQWLRCLAGPAATLFAVGDDDQSIYAFRGAEIGNMHDFLRDYHITEPVRLEQNYRSTGTILDAANAVIAHNHGRLGKSLWTDDAAGEAIRVYRGWNDADEAEFVAEEVRLRRREGVELSDMAVLYRSNAQSRALEHALFQAGIAYRVVGGLRFFERQEIKHALAYLRLVASPDDDNALLRVINVPARGIGARTVESIQAHAREAGTSLWQGACRTGGRAAASVGRFVQLIESLQGDAARLDFAGLVSHIIDASGLRALYQADKDGADRLENLDELVNAAVGFQPDDPAQTVTEFLTHAALEAGDHEATPGETALTLMTVHAAKGLEFDSVFVTGLEEGLFPHEQSFSDPDGLEEERRLMYVAITRARRRLTLSCAQSRMLHGQSRYPLPSRFLDEIPLPLLAPVNGSPAAPRTAAPVPAAPRPVKTNVILAGGLRIGQTVAHPKFGIGVIVRAEGQPDEARVEVNFTDHGSKWLDLRYARLTPL, via the coding sequence ATGAATTCCGATTTCCTCGCCGGCCTCAATCCGGCGCAGCTCGCCGCCGTTACGACCCGCAGCCACGCGCTCGTGCTCGCCGGAGCCGGCAGCGGCAAGACCCGGGTGCTGACCAGCCGCATTGCCTGGCTGCTGCGCGAAGGCCTAGCCTCGCCAGCCAGCGTGCTGGCCGTCACCTTCACCAACAAGGCCGCCCGCGAGATGCAGACCCGCGTCGGCGCCATGCTGCCGGTCAATCCGCGCATGATGTGGATCGGCACCTTCCACGGGCTGGCGCACCGCCTTCTGCGCCTGCACCACCGCGACGCCGGCCTGCCGGCCACCTTCACCATCCTCGACAGCCAGGACCAGCTGGCTGCCATCAAGCGGCTCCTGAAGGCGCTCAACCTGTCCGACGACACCTATCCGCCACGCCAGCTGATGCAGTTCATCAACCGCCACAAGGAACAGGGACTGCGCCCGGACCGCGTGCAGGCCGCCAGCGCCTTCGACGGCCGGCTGATCGACATCTGGCGCGAATACGAGCGCCAGTGCCGCCGCGAAGGCGTGGTGGATTTCGCCGAGCTGCTGCTGGCGAGCTTCGAACTGCTGACCGGCAACGAAGCCCTGCGCGCCCACTACCAGTCGCGCTTCAACCAGATCCTGGTCGACGAATTCCAGGACACCAACCGCTTGCAGTACCAGTGGCTGCGCTGCCTCGCCGGCCCCGCGGCCACCCTGTTTGCCGTGGGGGACGACGACCAGTCGATCTACGCCTTCCGCGGTGCGGAAATCGGCAACATGCACGACTTCCTGCGCGACTACCACATCACCGAACCGGTCCGGCTGGAGCAGAACTACCGCTCCACCGGCACCATCCTCGATGCCGCCAACGCCGTGATTGCCCACAACCACGGCCGGCTGGGCAAATCGCTGTGGACCGACGACGCTGCCGGCGAAGCCATCCGCGTCTACCGTGGCTGGAACGACGCCGACGAAGCGGAATTCGTCGCCGAAGAAGTGCGCCTGCGCCGGCGCGAAGGCGTCGAGCTGTCGGACATGGCCGTGCTCTACCGCAGCAATGCCCAGAGCCGGGCACTCGAACACGCCCTGTTCCAGGCCGGCATCGCCTACCGGGTGGTCGGCGGCCTGCGCTTTTTCGAGCGCCAGGAAATCAAGCACGCCTTGGCCTACCTGCGGCTGGTGGCCAGCCCGGACGACGACAATGCGCTGCTGCGCGTCATCAACGTGCCGGCGCGCGGCATCGGTGCCCGCACCGTCGAATCGATCCAGGCCCACGCCCGCGAAGCCGGCACCAGCCTGTGGCAGGGGGCCTGCCGTACCGGCGGCCGGGCCGCCGCCAGCGTCGGCCGCTTCGTGCAGCTGATCGAATCGCTGCAAGGGGATGCCGCCCGGCTGGATTTTGCCGGACTGGTCAGCCACATCATCGACGCCAGCGGACTGCGCGCCCTGTACCAGGCCGACAAGGACGGCGCCGACCGGCTGGAAAACCTCGATGAACTCGTCAACGCCGCCGTCGGTTTCCAGCCCGACGATCCGGCACAGACCGTCACGGAATTCCTGACCCACGCGGCGCTGGAAGCCGGCGACCACGAGGCCACGCCCGGCGAAACGGCGCTGACCCTGATGACCGTGCACGCGGCCAAGGGGCTGGAATTCGACAGCGTGTTCGTGACCGGGCTGGAAGAAGGCCTGTTCCCGCACGAACAGAGTTTTTCCGACCCGGACGGGCTGGAGGAAGAGCGCCGGCTGATGTACGTCGCCATCACCCGCGCCCGCCGCCGGCTGACGCTGTCGTGCGCCCAGTCGCGCATGCTGCACGGCCAGTCGCGCTATCCGCTGCCGTCGCGCTTCCTGGACGAGATTCCGCTGCCGCTGCTGGCGCCGGTCAACGGCAGCCCGGCCGCACCACGGACGGCGGCTCCGGTTCCGGCCGCGCCGCGACCGGTCAAGACTAACGTCATACTGGCCGGCGGACTGCGAATCGGCCAGACTGTCGCCCATCCCAAATTTGGTATCGGCGTCATCGTGCGCGCCGAAGGCCAGCCGGATGAAGCCCGGGTCGAGGTGAACTTCACCGACCACGGCAGCAAATGGCTGGACCTGCGCTATGCCCGCCTGACGCCCCTCTGA
- a CDS encoding response regulator: MSQPTAPHNQLSLRPARVQTRDDNPYARKLFLIIDNVPDMQRAISMTLATFGANKVEYANRASDALAKLARFDFDVVLCDYDLGNDYDGLYLFQEAKERNLLKPSSVFMIITAEARVERVISAAELAPDGYLLKPFTGEKLRQRLDKAMRKRDAFKTVDQALMKEEYLTAIAECDRRIGARDEFMMDFLKLKGSLALKIGDHLTGKSVYEQVLAIKALPWAQLGLAKSLTSEKDYPRARQLFEEVLDDNPRVMECYDWLARIYESQQDPVNAKQVLQQAAQLSSVVVRRQRKLAEVSMKAGDFSTAQSALSRTIDLAKYSTYRSVNDYAALARAQLAAGETKAAQQTSDTLRREFRHDQVASWVGTVIDSQIATQSGQPHRGRELIDNAIEKYRDLSPMLNETTELEFVRACYHSGREDVAVSLVQQIVKNNHDDELMLETIEQVFRDVGRAEDGKRIIAENVQSVVDLNNEAVRLAQAGQLDEAVALFNKAVAELPSNMQIMLNAVNAILAFVHRKGWHESHVSLAHDYLEHVRHTDPANVKFQRLLVAYRTLIEKHGKTQWML; the protein is encoded by the coding sequence ATGTCCCAACCGACCGCTCCCCACAACCAGCTATCCCTGCGTCCGGCCCGGGTGCAGACCCGTGATGACAACCCGTACGCCAGGAAACTGTTCCTGATCATCGACAACGTGCCGGACATGCAGCGCGCCATTTCCATGACGCTGGCCACGTTCGGCGCCAACAAGGTCGAATACGCCAACCGGGCGTCGGATGCGCTGGCCAAGCTGGCCCGTTTCGACTTTGACGTGGTGCTGTGCGACTACGACCTGGGCAACGATTACGACGGCCTCTACCTCTTTCAGGAGGCCAAGGAACGCAACCTGCTCAAGCCGTCGAGCGTGTTCATGATCATCACGGCCGAGGCACGGGTGGAGCGGGTGATCAGCGCGGCGGAGCTGGCCCCGGACGGTTATCTCCTCAAGCCGTTCACCGGCGAAAAGCTGCGCCAGCGGCTCGACAAGGCCATGCGCAAGCGCGATGCCTTCAAGACGGTCGACCAGGCGCTGATGAAAGAGGAATACCTGACGGCCATTGCCGAATGCGACCGCCGCATCGGTGCGCGCGATGAATTCATGATGGACTTCCTCAAGCTCAAGGGCTCGCTGGCACTGAAGATCGGTGACCACCTGACCGGCAAGTCGGTCTACGAGCAGGTGCTGGCGATCAAGGCGCTGCCGTGGGCCCAGCTGGGGCTGGCCAAGTCGCTGACCAGCGAAAAGGACTATCCGCGCGCCAGGCAGCTTTTCGAGGAGGTGCTCGACGACAATCCGCGCGTGATGGAGTGCTACGACTGGCTTGCCCGCATCTACGAATCCCAGCAGGACCCGGTCAACGCCAAGCAGGTGTTGCAGCAGGCCGCCCAGCTGTCGTCGGTGGTGGTCCGCCGCCAGCGCAAGCTGGCCGAAGTGTCGATGAAGGCAGGGGATTTTTCCACCGCGCAGTCGGCGCTGTCGCGCACCATCGATCTGGCCAAGTATTCGACCTACCGCAGCGTCAACGACTACGCGGCACTGGCCCGGGCCCAGCTGGCGGCCGGCGAAACCAAGGCGGCCCAGCAGACCAGCGACACCCTGCGGCGCGAGTTCCGTCACGACCAGGTGGCCAGCTGGGTCGGCACGGTCATCGACAGCCAGATTGCCACCCAGTCCGGGCAACCGCACCGCGGCCGCGAGCTGATCGACAACGCAATCGAAAAATATCGCGATCTATCGCCTATGCTGAACGAAACCACCGAACTCGAATTCGTCCGTGCCTGTTATCACTCGGGCCGCGAAGACGTGGCGGTGTCCCTGGTACAGCAGATCGTGAAGAACAACCACGACGATGAGCTGATGCTCGAGACCATCGAGCAGGTGTTCCGGGATGTAGGGCGTGCCGAGGACGGAAAACGCATCATTGCCGAAAACGTCCAGTCGGTAGTCGATCTGAACAACGAAGCCGTGCGGCTGGCGCAGGCAGGCCAGCTGGACGAAGCCGTGGCCCTGTTCAACAAGGCCGTGGCAGAACTGCCGTCGAACATGCAGATCATGCTCAACGCAGTCAACGCCATCCTGGCGTTCGTCCACCGCAAGGGATGGCATGAAAGCCATGTTTCGCTGGCTCACGACTACCTCGAGCACGTCCGTCATACCGACCCGGCCAACGTCAAGTTCCAACGTCTGCTTGTTGCCTATCGAACACTGATCGAAAAGCACGGCAAAACGCAATGGATGCTCTAA
- a CDS encoding pseudouridine synthase translates to MQLERLLHREGWSSRKGCRILINQGRVCVAGEVADDPGLEVEPEGLAYSVDDEAAIAREHLYLILNKPLDLECSRKPTVRTGVLTLFPPRYSERGVQPVGRLDADTSGLLLLSDDGQFIHRITSPKHLVPKTYVATCARPVEPEHLRQLLAGVVLNDDPAPVVARSARTLDEHTLELVVTEGRYHQVRRMIAAVGNHCDALHRSRIGELVLDGLAPGQWRELTAAELALLG, encoded by the coding sequence ATGCAACTCGAACGCCTGCTGCACCGCGAAGGCTGGTCCTCGCGCAAGGGCTGCCGCATCCTGATCAACCAGGGGCGCGTGTGCGTGGCCGGCGAGGTGGCCGACGATCCGGGGCTGGAAGTCGAGCCCGAAGGGCTGGCCTACTCGGTGGACGACGAGGCCGCCATTGCCCGCGAACACCTGTACCTGATCCTCAACAAGCCGCTGGACCTCGAATGCTCGCGCAAGCCGACCGTGCGTACCGGCGTGCTGACCCTGTTCCCGCCGCGCTATTCCGAGCGCGGTGTCCAGCCGGTGGGGCGGCTGGATGCCGACACGTCCGGGCTGCTGCTGCTGTCGGACGACGGCCAGTTCATCCACCGCATCACCTCGCCCAAACATCTCGTCCCCAAGACCTACGTGGCCACCTGCGCCCGCCCGGTCGAACCGGAACACCTCCGGCAGCTGCTGGCCGGCGTGGTGCTCAATGACGACCCCGCTCCGGTGGTCGCCCGGTCGGCCCGGACACTGGACGAACACACGCTGGAACTGGTGGTGACCGAAGGCCGCTACCACCAGGTGCGGCGCATGATCGCCGCCGTCGGCAACCATTGCGACGCCCTGCACCGCAGCCGCATCGGCGAGCTGGTCCTCGACGGACTGGCGCCCGGCCAGTGGCGCGAACTCACCGCCGCCGAACTGGCCCTGCTGGGCTGA
- a CDS encoding sodium-dependent transporter: MSHPASRRDGFTSSFGVLAATLGSAVGLGNIWKFPYLTGANGGASFLVVYLLATLIVGLPVMMAEIMLGRAARANAVSTFEKLTPGKRRPWWLVGLAGALAAFLVLAFYSEVAGWVFAYVFKSLTNQVLTSDPNVAGRVFESMITDPWQALLWQWAVLAFIGAIILMGVSKGIEAVTKRLMPVLFILLLVICVRSLTLPGASAGLEFLFWPDFSKLSAGVVLTALGLAFFKLSLGIGTMVTYGSYFRADQNIPATATRVMIADLIVSMLAGIAIFPAVFAFGFTPSAGPSLLFITIPAVFAEMPGGTLFVVLFFILTAIAATGAMLSILEVPIAVLTERFGWSRPLAVIVCVLLLAAVGSTAALSQSLLSGVRPFGMNFFDLYDYLSQNVLMPGTGIFIALFAGWVWGKSPMARELSNNGQLDNAWVVNAVGFLLRWVAPVLIAIVMAKGLGLF, encoded by the coding sequence ATGTCTCATCCCGCTTCCAGGCGCGACGGTTTCACCAGCTCCTTCGGCGTGCTGGCTGCCACCCTCGGTTCGGCCGTCGGTCTTGGCAACATCTGGAAATTTCCCTATCTGACCGGAGCCAACGGCGGTGCCAGCTTTCTGGTGGTCTACCTGCTGGCCACGCTGATCGTCGGCCTGCCGGTGATGATGGCGGAAATCATGCTCGGACGTGCCGCACGCGCCAACGCCGTCAGCACGTTTGAAAAACTCACCCCGGGCAAGCGCCGCCCCTGGTGGCTGGTCGGTCTGGCGGGCGCGCTGGCGGCCTTCCTGGTGCTGGCCTTCTATTCCGAAGTGGCAGGCTGGGTGTTTGCCTACGTGTTCAAGTCACTGACCAACCAGGTGCTGACCAGCGACCCGAACGTCGCCGGCCGGGTGTTCGAGTCGATGATCACCGACCCGTGGCAGGCGCTGCTGTGGCAGTGGGCGGTACTGGCCTTTATCGGTGCCATCATCCTGATGGGTGTCTCCAAGGGCATCGAGGCCGTCACCAAGCGCCTGATGCCGGTGCTGTTCATCCTGCTGCTGGTGATCTGCGTGCGCAGCCTGACGCTGCCGGGCGCCTCGGCCGGGCTGGAATTCCTGTTCTGGCCGGACTTTTCCAAGCTGTCGGCCGGCGTGGTGCTGACCGCGCTGGGGCTGGCGTTTTTCAAGCTGTCGCTCGGCATCGGCACCATGGTGACCTACGGCAGCTATTTCCGCGCCGACCAGAACATTCCGGCCACCGCCACGCGGGTGATGATCGCTGACCTGATCGTGTCGATGCTGGCCGGCATCGCCATCTTTCCGGCCGTGTTCGCCTTCGGCTTTACCCCGTCGGCCGGGCCGTCGCTGCTGTTCATCACCATTCCGGCGGTGTTTGCCGAAATGCCCGGCGGCACGCTGTTCGTGGTGCTGTTCTTCATCCTGACCGCCATTGCCGCCACCGGCGCCATGCTGTCGATCCTGGAAGTGCCGATTGCCGTGCTGACCGAGCGCTTTGGCTGGTCGCGCCCGCTGGCGGTGATCGTGTGCGTGCTGCTGCTGGCGGCCGTCGGTTCGACCGCCGCGCTGTCGCAAAGCCTGCTGTCCGGCGTCAGGCCGTTCGGCATGAACTTCTTTGACCTCTACGACTACCTGAGCCAGAACGTGCTGATGCCCGGCACCGGCATCTTCATTGCACTGTTTGCCGGCTGGGTCTGGGGCAAGTCGCCGATGGCCCGCGAGCTGTCCAACAACGGCCAGCTGGACAATGCCTGGGTGGTGAATGCGGTCGGCTTCCTGCTGCGCTGGGTGGCTCCGGTGCTGATCGCCATCGTAATGGCCAAGGGGCTGGGACTGTTCTGA
- a CDS encoding LytR/AlgR family response regulator transcription factor — protein MDALTAVIVDDDTLARDRLGQLLTDAGVRVLASLPDGLAALAWFRTPGHEADAAFVDIQMPQMDGLTLAQSLTGLPHPPAIVFCTTDEQHAVRAFDVHATDFLLKPVRPERLADALGRIAPVAGPENPNPPAHFTVTERGRVKLIPVESALFLKAELKYVTLRTQDGEHLLDVPLTQLEHEYGPLVVRVHRNCLVMRHAIAGFERNTEGVWHVMLNGSPERVAVSRRQQHVVKDFR, from the coding sequence ATGGATGCTCTAACCGCAGTTATTGTCGACGACGACACTCTGGCCCGCGACCGCCTGGGCCAGCTACTTACCGACGCAGGGGTCAGGGTCCTGGCCAGCCTGCCTGACGGACTGGCCGCCCTGGCCTGGTTCCGCACCCCCGGCCACGAGGCGGATGCCGCCTTCGTGGACATCCAGATGCCGCAGATGGACGGGCTGACCCTGGCGCAATCGCTGACCGGCCTGCCCCATCCGCCGGCCATCGTGTTCTGCACCACCGACGAACAGCACGCCGTCCGCGCCTTCGACGTGCATGCCACCGACTTCCTGCTCAAGCCGGTCCGCCCGGAAAGGCTGGCAGATGCCCTGGGCCGCATCGCTCCGGTTGCCGGCCCGGAAAATCCCAATCCCCCGGCGCATTTCACGGTCACCGAGCGCGGCCGGGTCAAGCTGATCCCGGTCGAATCCGCCCTGTTCCTCAAGGCCGAACTCAAGTACGTCACCCTGCGCACGCAAGACGGCGAGCACCTGCTCGACGTGCCGCTGACCCAGCTGGAACACGAGTACGGCCCGCTGGTCGTGCGCGTGCACCGCAACTGTCTCGTCATGCGCCACGCCATTGCCGGTTTCGAGCGCAATACCGAAGGTGTCTGGCATGTCATGCTCAACGGTTCACCCGAGCGGGTGGCGGTGAGCCGGCGCCAGCAGCATGTCGTCAAGGATTTCCGCTAA